The Saprospiraceae bacterium genome includes the window TATCGGCTATAAATACATTGAAGCAGCCGGTTACGCCGATGGGAAATTTTACGGCATGGAACCTGCCGAATTTAAAAGCTATCTCGATGAAATTGGTTTAGTGCCAGTCAGCTCTCATCACGGAGACGTCACTTTAGACAATGCCGACGAGATGATTGCTGCCGCCAAAGCAGTAGGTTTCAAATATTTTGTCATTCCAGTCCCGCCGATGGGGCATTTCAAATTTAACCCTGAAACCCAGACCTTGAGCATGAGTGAAGAATTAGAGGTGGTCACCAATATTATCAATACCATTGCTGAAAAATGTGCAGCCGTAGGACTGGAATGCCTCTACCACAATCATAATTTCGAATTTGAAAAGAACAGTAAGGGCATCATCCCCATGGACTATTTTATAGCAAACACCGACCCGAAAAACCTCAATTTTCAGATCGATCTATATTGGGCTACCAAGGCAGGTGCTGATCCAATGGCCTATTTTAAGAAAGCACCGGGACGTTTTAAATCCTGGCATGTCAAAGATATGGATACGCAAGGTAGGTTTGCGCCAGTTGGTACCGGTCAGATCGATTTTGCCACCATTTTGGCACAAAAGGACCTTTCCGGAATGGAATACTATTTTGTAGAGCAAGATATGACTTTTGACCAGGCCCCAATGGAAGCCGTTACCATTAGCCACAAGGCATTGGGCGAAATAGGGTTTAAATAGGTTGAAGGGGCTGGGATTGGAGCTGCTTTTGGTATAATTTGCTTGCTTCCTGATGTAAGTATGGGTGGATTAATAGTAGTTATATACCTGATTAAAACCCGCTAGTAGCCTGTCTGAGAAGTGTTGATGAGCCGAGGGCGATCAACTATTGTTATGAACGAGGCCGGAGAAGGGGCATAGCCGAAGACATTGGCCCTTCTGAAAAAGATTATTACGGAAGCCATTGATAAATTATTCTATGATGAATCGGTAATACTTTTTACCCATATCTATTCCTGCCCTTATCTACTCATTTCGTAAGCCCGGGTCGTCACGTAGTATTTTGCCAGCATATTGGGTATTTCCCATTCGGGTAATTTGCCTTCCACCAAATATTGCAGGTATTTTTGGGTAACCTGTCCAAAATGTGCTTCATGGCCTGTTTTGTATTCCTCGGGGATAAGGATTTCCCAACCCTTTTCCGCTTCCTGATAGGAAAGACCAGGGTATTGCTCAGACAGTTTTTTTAAGGCTTCGGGAAAAGCCGTTGTAAGATCGGCGGCGGCGGCATCACTGATGGGTTCCACATAAAGTACCGGTTGGTATTGCTGTGCTTCTCCTTGTCGGATAACCAAATTGGCCTTGGTGCCGCGCATAATGGAGTAATGGGTGTCGGCCGCTCCCTGGGGCGCCTGATAGTTCCAAATGACCGAAACTTTGGCATGGACGCCGTGGACGGTAAACGTGATTTCGCCATTGGAGAAGGCCTGTAAGATGCTGTCCTTGACCAAGTCTTTTCTCAAATAATCGGGGTAGTCAGCCAGTCCGGTCACGCTTTGAAATTGTTCCGGCGATATTTCCGTGGGCCAACGTTTGCCAACCAGTACCTTGATGTCTTGGGTGTAATCAATAGCCTGCTCCGGAAAGCACTCCCATAATACCAGATCTACCAAATGAGTAGAGACATCTACAATGCCTTCCCCCTGTTGTGCTACATCAAAAAACCAGGCTGGCCGGATCAAGGGTTGGCCCGAAACGTACTTGAAAAAGTGATGAACGCTTTCCTTGGTGATGGCAGGGTTTTCCGGCGTTCCCTTTTCTAGTTCGCCAAACACGGCAGGCACCTGAGAAAAGGCTCTTTGCATCATGGTCGTGATCTCGTAACGCTCTGTCATGATATCGTACAGCAGCACCCCTTTCTCCTGGGCCAGGGGGAAAAGCGTTTGGAGTACGGTGAAGTCGGCCGGTTTAATGACCATCGGTTTATCCGCCAGTACGTTGAGTCCTGCCTGCACAGAAGACTGGATATAGTTCATCTTTTGCGCGTTATTACCGGAGATAACAACTACATTGCCGGCTTTGTCACTAATCATTTTTTCCAGAAAGTCAGGGCCGGTATAGGTTTTGGAATCCCAGTTGGTCGGAGCTTCGGGGCGTTGGTTATAGCTTTTAATTCTGGCCAGATAGTCCGTCAGTTCCGGCCCGCCCGGGGCGTAGATAGCAACAACCGAATCCACCTGATCGTAGCGGTATTTCTGGACAAGAGCGGCATGGAAGTGGCCAGGATTCAAAGTGATCAGCTTTACTTCTCCTTTAGCGCCGGTAAAAGTCATATTCGAAGTGTTTTCTTGGGTCATTTCCTGGTGACAAGTGCTTAGAAAAAAAAGCGTCATCAGGAATCCGAGGAAAAGGTAGGATTTGATCATGTTAGCATGTTATATTAAAAAGCCCATTATCATTTACCGAGAACCAGCCAAAACTACGCCATAAGATCGGTTTTTTTCAATTTCTTTTGCTTTAATTAAGGAGTGCTAAACCTTTACATAATCCGTTCCGTATGGATACCTTTGGGGCCTGTCCAACATGGCATTGGCTCCTTCATCATTGGTAAAGCGCTCGGCAATCGGATCCCATTCCAATTTTTTGGACAACTTCATCGCAATATGGGTGATCAGACAAATAGTGCAGGCTTTATGCCCGATCTCAATGGGCGAAATGGGTTGTTTCCTGCTTTTAATGCAATCCAGCCAATTGCCATGTTGCTCATCGCTTTTGTACAAATGAATTTCATTTTCTCCAATGACGGATTCCAGTATCCTGGGGTCGGAGGCATTCAGGGCCTTGCTGCTTTCTGCTTTATCACCAGGGTCCGTCGCCGAAGCGGTATAGGATCCCCTCGACACAAAGATCCAGCCATCGGTACCCTCGTACTGGATACCATTCGTATAGCCACCGCTGGTTAGCATGGTAATGCCGTTTTCATATTCAGCTTTCACGAAAAAATCACCGTGGACGTTCCAAAGTCCGGATTTCGGGAAATTAGCTAATGCCTCAACGGATATTGGGCCGGTGTGTTCCGTTCCCATGCCCCATGCCGCGGAGTCATAGTGGTGCTGCCCCCACCCCGTAATCATGCCAGAGCCAAATTGCTCCAGGCGCAACCAACCCGGCCTGGAATATCCTTTTTGTGGATGAACCCCCATTTCGGTATAGGGGACTTCTGGCGTTGACCCCAGCCACATGTCATAATTTAAGTTGGGAGGAACGGGCATTGGAGCCGCTTCGGGGCCGGCGGGATCTCCGGGAAGGCCGATTTTTACAGTATGCAACTGTCCAATCCGTCCATTTCTGACCAATTCGGCAGCTACCCTGAATTGTGCCATAGATCGTTGCTGGGTTCCTACCTGGAGGATGGTCCCCTTTTCTTGGATCACTTTCAGCAGTTGTTGTCCTTCTCTTACGGTCAATGAAGTAGGTTTCTGCAAATAAATGTCCTTCCCCGCCAAGGCTGCTTCCATGGCCGGTTGGGAATGCCAATGATCGGGCGTACTGATCATTACCGCATCAATATCTTTATTGAGCAGCATTTCCCGATAATCCCCATACTCCCGGACATCAATATAATTGTCCTTCCCCGTTTTCTTTTCGTAGTACTTACTGATCAATACTTTGGCGTCTTTGGCCCGGTTGGAATCCAAATCGCAGACGGCGACCAGCCTGGCGTCATCATATTGCAGGGTCATCGGCAAATCATGTTCGCGGCCAATTCTCCCACATCCGATTTGCCCGATATTTATCATGTTGCTGGGCGCATTTTTTCCAAGAACGCTGGCCGGCACAATGGTTGGAAAACCAATCACACCAGCAGATCCCAATACCGTATGCTGAATAAACTTTCTTCTTTTCATCTGCTCAAAATTTTTGAAGTGAACCCAAACAAAACTATGAAATAGAAATTACGTGTGCAATTGATTTTTCAAAATAACATTTTTCAAAAAAGTTATTTTTCAGTAAAAAAATTACATTTTAGCTAAACTTATTTACTTTGGTTGATAATATTGTTGTTTAAATCATTAACCAGAAGTGCTTGTTTGGATGCCGCCAAAGAGCTTACGGCCAAACAAACACTAAAACTAATAAGCAGTGAAAAAATCGATTGTCTTTATGCTGGGGATTAGTTTCATCCTTATGGCGCCCATCGTTAAAGCCCAGTCGCTTCCGGAATTTGAATTATCGAAAGAATGGCTTTCTCAAATAGAAAAGATGGCACCTTCTAAGCCTCGGATAGCGGTGAATGGCAAAAAGAACATCCTCATCTTCTCCCTTTACACCGGCTTTAAACACTGGACTATACCCCATACCGAAGCGGTCATAAAGCTTCTGGCAGAGCAATCTGGTGCTTTTACCGTAACCGTTTCCAATGATATCCAGGCTTTTGAAAAAAAGGAACTGAAAAAATTCGACGCTATCATATTGAATAATAATTGTTCGATCGGGGATCGACGGGATCTTTTTTGGGACAAACTCCAGGAGGACACCACTTTAGATGACCAGGGGCGATTGAAAAAGGCGCAACAATTGGAAAAAAACCTCATTAATTATGTCCGGAAAGGAGGTGGACTCATGGCCCTGCACGGTGGGATCGTGATGCAGAACAAATCCGAGCGGTACGGAGAGATGCTGGGCGGGAGTTTTGATTACCACCCAAAGCAGCAAAAGATCCAGGTGAAACTGGTCGATCCGGATCATCCCTTGGTAGCTGCCTTTGAACACCAGGGATTTGAACATACCGACGAGCCTTATATTTTCAACAATGCCTATTTCGATTACGATTTCCGGCCACTACTTTACATGGAGGCCAATAGCCTGGAAGGTTTGAAAGAAAAAGTAAATGACAACATCAAATACATTTCCTGGATCAAAAAACACGGCAAAGGCAGGGTGTTTTATGCTTCCCCTTCGCACAATGCACAGAGTATGGAGAACCCCCGCTTGCTGCAGTACTTTCTGGACGCCCTGCAATATGTGACCGGGGATTTGAAATGTGACGATTCTCCGCTGGGCAGGTAGGTGTTTTCTTTTTTGCGCTTTAGTTTGATGTTGGAGAAAAGTTTCCTCACTTCCCGGATGTAAAAAGTGAAGAAGCTTGATTTTCAGTGATTTAACTGGGACAGGGGACAAGTGACAGGTAAAAACTTCTGTTTGAAAAGATTTTCGCAAGAATTTGCGGAAAGATTCTGATCTAGCGGAAAGGTCCCCTGATGCAGTAAAGCGGCGTTCGGCCACTGCTTCCGGCCCTGGTTTCTCCCTAGCTATTTTATCCACTGGATAAAGCTAACCCAAAACGCTCCAACCACACGCGCAGCACCCTTGCTAAAATAGGCCCCCAGCCCTGTCCTCGCTGACCCGCCTAAGCAGCCGCCACAAACCCGCTGCGGGGGTCTGGCGTCCAGGCTGCGGCTACGGGCCTCCATCAGCTGCCTCACTACGAATTATAGTATCGCTCACTTACGCCCCTCCACCGGCTCACCCGCAGAACCCAACGCCCGTTCCGGGTCTATTCGCTGTGCTCGCTGCTATCTCTCCTCAGCCGGCAGCCAGCGCACCAACCCTTCCGTCATGCCCGCTTCGTCGGGACTCGCACGCTTCGCGGGTACCCGTGATGGGATGTGCTCCGGATCAGCGGGACGTCAACAAACATCATGGAACTCGAAATAGTAAGCATTCGTTTATTTTAATAGAATTTATGTAAATTTGATATTATGGAAGCAGTAAATTTATAAATTATTAGGAGATGTAATAAAGGGGCTGTTTACAGAATCGTGTAACCAATATTTCAAGAAAGAGATGAAAAAAGGAATTTTTCTAACCCTGGTTTGCTTTATCCCGTTTGTTCTTTTAGCCCAGTTATCGTACCTATCTGAAGAGGAACTCCAACATCGGATTGAGGGTGTTTATCGAGGGCTTACCGAAATAGGAGGTAAAAAACGTTTTGTGGAAATATCAATGAATTTGTTCGATTATGGTACTCCGGTACCAGTAAAGAATTCGAATGGAAAGTTGAAAGGGTTTAGTCATGAAACACACCGATATGTTTCTGGTGTAGCAAAATATTATAAGGGAAAAAAAGCCGCCGGAAGATTTGACCAAGAAGCTTTTATGGCCCGAGTAGCTTTGGAAGGGAACCAACTGCGATTCATAAAAATAGAAAGCCAGCCTGCTGACTTTAAAGGGCAGAACACTAATTTATATTGGCTTGGATCGGCAACCTTTTCCTATCAAAATACTGATAAGGAAGTTTTAGTAAAAGGCCGGAAATTCAATAGTAGTTTCATTTTCCGGCATAAGATCTTTCCTAATGTTTTACCGGAAGTGTTGATGAGCCAATCAGAGCAGCCTAGTGCAGGTAATAGGTATGGTAGAAGTCTTGTGCTGGCAGAAGATTTAGTCCATAAGGTTTATATCACTCATTACGATGACCGAGATTCCGTTCTTACTGCTGTTGTGTATATGAGGGACAGTAATTTAGAACGTCAGGATCTCTCAGGATACAACAAACGAACTAATATAATAACAGAGCTTTTTAGTAATCAGGCTTATGAGTTTCTGTCTTTTCATCCTGGGATTACTGTAGTGAATATCCATTTGAGAGGAGATGACGCGGTTTCAAGCCATGTAATGGGACCAGGGACACTTTACTGGAAGGTAAGGATAAATAAATCGCCGCGCCGTTTAAGTTATAGCTTTGAAAAATCAGCAGCTTTATTAGAACATGTTGCTGAATTACGACAAAAACAATTTGAAAAAGAACAGCGAGAAGAAGCTTGGATTGATGAAAGGACAAAACAATTGAGAACCTATAATCTGGAGCAATCGGAACTAGCATTTCAAGAAAATGATGGATCATTTTTTCTAAAAGATGGTAACACCAACTCCTATCGGATCAAGAAACTAGCAGACAACAATGTGTGGATGCTTAGAAATCTGAATTTTTCAAAGCCCACTTTAGAGTGCTTTTGCTATGATTATAATGATCAATACTGCTCGTGGTATGGGAGGCTTTACCTGTGGGAGGAAGCAAGTGAAGTATGTGCCGCGTTTGGAGATTATTGGCAGCTTCCTTCAGAGCATGATTGGGAGTTCTTAGCCCGGTTGAATGCAAAAAGTCTTTCTAATCAACCCTTGGCAGAGGATGTTCTTTACGATGCCATAGAGAATAGCGGTATCAATCTTCAATTTGGGGGATTTATTGATGGAAGCAGACATGATGGTGTGCAGGTTAATGCAGCCTACTGGCTTAGTAATAAAAACCATGCTATTTATTTCCTAAATCAATACATTGGTGGTGGAGGTAGAATACCCGCTAGGTCTAACATCGGGCAATCTGCCAGTAGAAGTGCCAATTCTGTTAGGTGTATCAGAATTCTTCCGGCAGCCAGAAAAATCAAATGGAAGTTGGTTGATTTAGAGACTGCATGCCGAAACTCTATTGCCCCATTGGCAAATCGTTGGGAACAAAGACAGGATTGCAATTGTCTGGCAGAGCGTATTGTGAAATCGGATTTATCTGATAATCACATTGCCAATTTAGTCAAAGATTGGACGGCTACCGAAGATCAATTTTTAAAAAATAATCCAATTTATATAAAGTTGTTTGAAGAGTGCCGAGGGAGGAAGTAATCTTTGCTATAGTTTAAGTCAAAGCCAACTATCAGGTGGAAAATACGGTAGTAAAAGCCAAGCAACATTATGCGGAACAGATGGCTGCTGACAGCAAAATGACTTATCTGATGGTGAAAGCTACAGATGCTTTGGCCGGTATGGGATTATGATTACAATGATATCGTATCTTATTTAAAACCGTGCAGATGAAAACTTTGAAAGAGCTGAATTTTCAATACGAAGCATCTGATTTACAGTTTACCTACCAGGAGGTACTCACTAAAAAGCTGGATCAGCATACAGGAGATTTTAATCAGCATGTGATCAATGAAATAGTGCTATGGAAGGTAAATCGATATGCTGAATTATCAGAATCGACTCTGACTTTGATTAACAAAATGGGAGACCATTTTGATGAGGAATATACTAGAAAAGTAGTTTCTGCCCTACTTGGAGAGAAGGGCGTTCAACTCCCCGTGGCTTCAACGATCTTACGTTTTAAGAACCCCAAACTTTATCAGATCATTGACCAGCGAGTCTATCGCATACTTTATGGGCAGGAATTAAAATTGGGTACTTATGCCACGGAGAAAATTTTGAAGAAACAAGTCGATCTATACCTACAGTATTTATTGGATCTACGGGAAGCTGCTGAAAGAGTGGGGATAAAATTTGAAGAGGCCGATCGTGTATTTTATACCTTGGATAAGCGTGTTAACAGTGATCATACACTGAAGAATTACGGGTTGAATAAGGTAGTTGATAATAAAAACAAGTCAGATAAGTCATGAAACTCTACCTGGCCGTCACAGACATCGACTGGTACAACTTCCTGGCACATGAGCGCCCCGAAGAAGTCAACTTCTGGCAACCCGGAGGCGGCCAGGGTTTCAAAGTATTGCCGGTAGGCGGCCCATTTCTGTTCAAGCTCAAGGCGCCCATAAATGCCATTGCCGGTATTGGCTTTTTTGCCTCTCATACCCGTTTACCTTTGTCGGTAGCCTGGGAGATCTTTGGTCGGTCCAATGGTACAGACAATTATAACAATCTCAAAAGTAAGATCACCGGCTATCGTCGGGATAACCAGCCCAATCCGGTGATCGGGTGCATCATTTTGACCGATCCCGTCTTTTTCAACGAAGAGGATTGGATCCCCGTACCACCAGACTGGGCATCCAGCATCGTACAGGGGAAATCCTACAATACAGACGATCCCATAGGCAATCAGTTATGGTCGCAGGTAACTTATTTGTTGCGTAGGTACAAGTGGTTAGACAGGCAGGTGACCACCGAGCAACAACTGGTGGCCGAACCTACAGCACCAGAATACCGCGAGATACTGGCGCGGGTACGGGTGGGCCAAGGTACTTTCCGGGCTTTGGTCACAGATGTCTACCAGAGACGTTGTGCCATCAGTGGAGAAAAGACTTTGCCTGTGCTGGAAGCTGCTCACATCAAACCCTACGCCCAATCAGGCCCGCACGCGATCAATAATGGCCTGTTGCTCCGCTCTGATCTGCACAAGTTATTCGATACCGGCTATATTACCCTCACCAACGATTTGCAGGTAGAAGTGAGCGGTCGCATTCGGGAAGAATTTGAGAACGGCAAAGAGTACTACCGTTTCCAAGGTCAAAAGATGCACATTTTACCGCAGCAGATCAACCAGCAGCCGGATCCGCAATACCTCACCTGGCATCAGGACAATGTATTTAATGGTTGAAGCAAAGACCAGTAGTAAATCAAATTAAATGACCATTTCGAATTGGCAGAAGCGACAGGTTGAGAACGAAGCAATATCTTTGCTGCCGACTGCCGACTGTTTACTGCCGACTAAATTACCATATGTCTGATATCGAGACCATCACCAAGGCCATTCTGCAATTCCGCGATGAGCGCGACTGGGCGCAGTTTCATACCGGCCGGGACCTGGCTACCTTACTCAATGTAGAAGCCGGCGAACTACTGGAACTCTTTCTTTGGAAAAAGCAAAATGAAGATCCGGATCAGGAAAAATTAAAGGATGAGTTGGCGGATGTGTTCTATGCGGCTTTTCTGCTGGCAGCTCACTATCAATTGGATGTCCCTACCATCATTATGGAAAAGCTGGAACAGAATCGCCGGAAATATCCGGTGGAAAAGGCAAGGGGGCGGCGAGAGAAGTATGATGAGTTGTGACAGGGTTTCTCTCTATTTAAGGCCAACCCGATCAAAAGTATGGTGAACAAAATACAAGCGGCCATCCAAAATCAAATTGAATGGCCGCAAAAGTGTATGTGTGATACTCAACTTCAAAAGTTGAGGTGAAAAGACATCGTTGTAACTACATCGGCTCTAAAATGTAAGGATTGGAAATATTCTTTCTACCAAACCTTTTGAGCAGTGACACTTCGTCGTTCTTATCAATGTGTTCTTCCTTAAGGATTTCCTGTACCATCGGTTGTTTTAAACCCGGTATTCTGATCTTAAAGAAAGGCCACAGTACATTACTCATATAGGTTTTCTCCAAGTCGGAAAAACCAGTTAGGCGGCTGTATTTGGTCTGATTTTTAAAATCAT containing:
- a CDS encoding HNH endonuclease codes for the protein MSVAWEIFGRSNGTDNYNNLKSKITGYRRDNQPNPVIGCIILTDPVFFNEEDWIPVPPDWASSIVQGKSYNTDDPIGNQLWSQVTYLLRRYKWLDRQVTTEQQLVAEPTAPEYREILARVRVGQGTFRALVTDVYQRRCAISGEKTLPVLEAAHIKPYAQSGPHAINNGLLLRSDLHKLFDTGYITLTNDLQVEVSGRIREEFENGKEYYRFQGQKMHILPQQINQQPDPQYLTWHQDNVFNG
- a CDS encoding nucleotide pyrophosphohydrolase, producing the protein MSDIETITKAILQFRDERDWAQFHTGRDLATLLNVEAGELLELFLWKKQNEDPDQEKLKDELADVFYAAFLLAAHYQLDVPTIIMEKLEQNRRKYPVEKARGRREKYDEL
- a CDS encoding ThuA domain-containing protein, with the protein product MKKSIVFMLGISFILMAPIVKAQSLPEFELSKEWLSQIEKMAPSKPRIAVNGKKNILIFSLYTGFKHWTIPHTEAVIKLLAEQSGAFTVTVSNDIQAFEKKELKKFDAIILNNNCSIGDRRDLFWDKLQEDTTLDDQGRLKKAQQLEKNLINYVRKGGGLMALHGGIVMQNKSERYGEMLGGSFDYHPKQQKIQVKLVDPDHPLVAAFEHQGFEHTDEPYIFNNAYFDYDFRPLLYMEANSLEGLKEKVNDNIKYISWIKKHGKGRVFYASPSHNAQSMENPRLLQYFLDALQYVTGDLKCDDSPLGR
- a CDS encoding sugar phosphate isomerase/epimerase, translated to MLNTNKLSLALFVVLFIGLAACNNASQNQETAADATANDDMNMNATQFGGLALYTLRDTLAKNPREVLKAVAAIGYKYIEAAGYADGKFYGMEPAEFKSYLDEIGLVPVSSHHGDVTLDNADEMIAAAKAVGFKYFVIPVPPMGHFKFNPETQTLSMSEELEVVTNIINTIAEKCAAVGLECLYHNHNFEFEKNSKGIIPMDYFIANTDPKNLNFQIDLYWATKAGADPMAYFKKAPGRFKSWHVKDMDTQGRFAPVGTGQIDFATILAQKDLSGMEYYFVEQDMTFDQAPMEAVTISHKALGEIGFK
- a CDS encoding FISUMP domain-containing protein, producing the protein MKKGIFLTLVCFIPFVLLAQLSYLSEEELQHRIEGVYRGLTEIGGKKRFVEISMNLFDYGTPVPVKNSNGKLKGFSHETHRYVSGVAKYYKGKKAAGRFDQEAFMARVALEGNQLRFIKIESQPADFKGQNTNLYWLGSATFSYQNTDKEVLVKGRKFNSSFIFRHKIFPNVLPEVLMSQSEQPSAGNRYGRSLVLAEDLVHKVYITHYDDRDSVLTAVVYMRDSNLERQDLSGYNKRTNIITELFSNQAYEFLSFHPGITVVNIHLRGDDAVSSHVMGPGTLYWKVRINKSPRRLSYSFEKSAALLEHVAELRQKQFEKEQREEAWIDERTKQLRTYNLEQSELAFQENDGSFFLKDGNTNSYRIKKLADNNVWMLRNLNFSKPTLECFCYDYNDQYCSWYGRLYLWEEASEVCAAFGDYWQLPSEHDWEFLARLNAKSLSNQPLAEDVLYDAIENSGINLQFGGFIDGSRHDGVQVNAAYWLSNKNHAIYFLNQYIGGGGRIPARSNIGQSASRSANSVRCIRILPAARKIKWKLVDLETACRNSIAPLANRWEQRQDCNCLAERIVKSDLSDNHIANLVKDWTATEDQFLKNNPIYIKLFEECRGRK
- a CDS encoding Gfo/Idh/MocA family oxidoreductase; amino-acid sequence: MKRRKFIQHTVLGSAGVIGFPTIVPASVLGKNAPSNMINIGQIGCGRIGREHDLPMTLQYDDARLVAVCDLDSNRAKDAKVLISKYYEKKTGKDNYIDVREYGDYREMLLNKDIDAVMISTPDHWHSQPAMEAALAGKDIYLQKPTSLTVREGQQLLKVIQEKGTILQVGTQQRSMAQFRVAAELVRNGRIGQLHTVKIGLPGDPAGPEAAPMPVPPNLNYDMWLGSTPEVPYTEMGVHPQKGYSRPGWLRLEQFGSGMITGWGQHHYDSAAWGMGTEHTGPISVEALANFPKSGLWNVHGDFFVKAEYENGITMLTSGGYTNGIQYEGTDGWIFVSRGSYTASATDPGDKAESSKALNASDPRILESVIGENEIHLYKSDEQHGNWLDCIKSRKQPISPIEIGHKACTICLITHIAMKLSKKLEWDPIAERFTNDEGANAMLDRPQRYPYGTDYVKV
- a CDS encoding putative oxidoreductase C-terminal domain-containing protein; amino-acid sequence: MIKSYLFLGFLMTLFFLSTCHQEMTQENTSNMTFTGAKGEVKLITLNPGHFHAALVQKYRYDQVDSVVAIYAPGGPELTDYLARIKSYNQRPEAPTNWDSKTYTGPDFLEKMISDKAGNVVVISGNNAQKMNYIQSSVQAGLNVLADKPMVIKPADFTVLQTLFPLAQEKGVLLYDIMTERYEITTMMQRAFSQVPAVFGELEKGTPENPAITKESVHHFFKYVSGQPLIRPAWFFDVAQQGEGIVDVSTHLVDLVLWECFPEQAIDYTQDIKVLVGKRWPTEISPEQFQSVTGLADYPDYLRKDLVKDSILQAFSNGEITFTVHGVHAKVSVIWNYQAPQGAADTHYSIMRGTKANLVIRQGEAQQYQPVLYVEPISDAAAADLTTAFPEALKKLSEQYPGLSYQEAEKGWEILIPEEYKTGHEAHFGQVTQKYLQYLVEGKLPEWEIPNMLAKYYVTTRAYEMSR